From one Esox lucius isolate fEsoLuc1 chromosome 11, fEsoLuc1.pri, whole genome shotgun sequence genomic stretch:
- the phospho1 gene encoding probable phosphatase phospho1 isoform X1 gives MNCFGSPPDKDALPARSRRPANNMAANTATPPSDRRFLIFFDFDETIVDESSDDVVVQAAPGQNLPNWLKDTYRPGHYNEYMQRVLAYLGEKGVTESAIRSVIEKIPASPGMLALFQFLRHRPPQDFEVVLVSDANTFFIESWLRRVGARQLFVRIFTNPATFDKDGRLVLRPFHSHSCPRCPDNMCKQVVVRDYVLRRTQERGRPFQRVFYVGDGANDFCPSLILGPRDIAFARRDYPMHRLITEIHEARPGEFKAVTVPWTSGEDVVERLRKHAEEK, from the coding sequence ATGAACTGCTTTGGCTCTCCCCCAGACAAGGACGCTCTCCCCGCACGATCCAGGCGCCCTGCTAATAACATGGCCGCCAACACGGCCACGCCCCCGTCCGACCGGCGCTTCCTCATCTTCTTTGACTTTGACGAGACCATTGTGGACGAGAGCAGTGACGATGTGGTGGTGCAGGCGGCTCCGGGCCAGAACCTGCCCAACTGGCTGAAGGACACCTACCGGCCTGGCCACTACAACGAGTACATGCAACGCGTGCTGGCCTATCTGGGAGAGAAGGGCGTAACCGAGAGCGCCATCCGCTCGGTCATCGAGAAGATCCCGGCCTCGCCCGGCATGCTGGCCCTGTTCCAGTTCCTCCGGCACCGCCCCCCGCAGGACTTCGAGGTGGTGCTGGTGTCCGACGCCAACACCTTCTTCATCGAGTCCTGGCTCCGTCGCGTCGGGGCCCGCCAGCTCTTCGTCAGGATCTTCACGAACCCCGCCACCTTCGACAAGGACGGCCGGCTGGTGCTCCGCCCCTTCCACTCTCACAGCTGCCCGCGTTGCCCTGACAACATGTGCAAGCAGGTGGTTGTGAGGGACTATGTGCTGCGGCGAACGCAGGAGCGGGGGCGGCCCTTTCAGCGCGTCTTCTACGTGGGCGACGGGGCCAACGACTTCTGCCCGTCGCTGATCCTGGGGCCCCGTGACATCGCGTTCGCCCGCCGGGACTACCCCATGCACCGGCTGATCACGGAGATCCACGAGGCCAGGCCGGGGGAGTTCAAGGCAGTCACGGTGCCCTGGACCAGCGGGGAGGATGTGGTGGAGCGACTCAGGAAGCATGCGGAGGAGAAATGA
- the phospho1 gene encoding probable phosphatase phospho1 isoform X2: protein MAANTATPPSDRRFLIFFDFDETIVDESSDDVVVQAAPGQNLPNWLKDTYRPGHYNEYMQRVLAYLGEKGVTESAIRSVIEKIPASPGMLALFQFLRHRPPQDFEVVLVSDANTFFIESWLRRVGARQLFVRIFTNPATFDKDGRLVLRPFHSHSCPRCPDNMCKQVVVRDYVLRRTQERGRPFQRVFYVGDGANDFCPSLILGPRDIAFARRDYPMHRLITEIHEARPGEFKAVTVPWTSGEDVVERLRKHAEEK from the coding sequence ATGGCCGCCAACACGGCCACGCCCCCGTCCGACCGGCGCTTCCTCATCTTCTTTGACTTTGACGAGACCATTGTGGACGAGAGCAGTGACGATGTGGTGGTGCAGGCGGCTCCGGGCCAGAACCTGCCCAACTGGCTGAAGGACACCTACCGGCCTGGCCACTACAACGAGTACATGCAACGCGTGCTGGCCTATCTGGGAGAGAAGGGCGTAACCGAGAGCGCCATCCGCTCGGTCATCGAGAAGATCCCGGCCTCGCCCGGCATGCTGGCCCTGTTCCAGTTCCTCCGGCACCGCCCCCCGCAGGACTTCGAGGTGGTGCTGGTGTCCGACGCCAACACCTTCTTCATCGAGTCCTGGCTCCGTCGCGTCGGGGCCCGCCAGCTCTTCGTCAGGATCTTCACGAACCCCGCCACCTTCGACAAGGACGGCCGGCTGGTGCTCCGCCCCTTCCACTCTCACAGCTGCCCGCGTTGCCCTGACAACATGTGCAAGCAGGTGGTTGTGAGGGACTATGTGCTGCGGCGAACGCAGGAGCGGGGGCGGCCCTTTCAGCGCGTCTTCTACGTGGGCGACGGGGCCAACGACTTCTGCCCGTCGCTGATCCTGGGGCCCCGTGACATCGCGTTCGCCCGCCGGGACTACCCCATGCACCGGCTGATCACGGAGATCCACGAGGCCAGGCCGGGGGAGTTCAAGGCAGTCACGGTGCCCTGGACCAGCGGGGAGGATGTGGTGGAGCGACTCAGGAAGCATGCGGAGGAGAAATGA
- the znf652 gene encoding zinc finger protein 652, whose product MKSCQSLKEEVSSPGPGGMAQEEGRRAQQVAQSYYHSSSPDLDLAAKLYQRDGGGNPYSVLVDNKMAAKPTVGDQAPCKLPSQHITVPQQPYYRGGAEGSVQAGNGGTSEDSEEEEDEEEEGEEGEEEEESFKREQIIVEVNLNNQTLNVSKGDKPNPQTDASERHGSEEEEEEEDDDDDDEDEEEEEDEELEEEEEEEEEEDDEEEEIESRRTRTKRANRGVATATSQPQRNRRHTALCTTTGMTTRGRRHTTTQPPKRKRRAAREGKGAPSSAGSAVGVKGYGEEKETLACEKCPRVFNTRWYLEKHMNVTHRRMQICDKCGKKFVLESELALHQQTDCEKNIQCVSCNKSFKKLWSLHEHIKIVHGYAEKKFACEICEKKFYTMAHVRKHMVAHTKDMPFTCETCGKSFKRSMSLKVHSLQHSGEKPFRCENCDERFQYKYQLRSHMSIHIGHKQFMCQWCGKDFNMKQYFDEHMKTHTGEKPFICEICGKSFTSRPNMKRHRRTHTGEKPYPCEVCGQRFRFSNMLKAHKEKCFRVTSPAGHPLPLHMSASTPSSSSGPGHAPSVAASAASAPLGLSPAGATLTPRAPAGHATFSHLHLHSPSSHHLHPGPPLHVPPLPHHHLPPPPVSHLPPPPALFKSEPLNQCGHEDSGYLRHMAPQDKGPGAPQHH is encoded by the exons ATGAAATCGTGCCAAAGCTTAAAGGAGGAGGTGTCCAGCCCTGGCCCAGGTGGGATGGCCCAGGAGGAGGGGCGCAGGGCACAGCAGGTGGCCCAGTCCTACTACCACTCCTCCAGCCCAGACCTGGACCTAGCGGCCAAGCTGTACCAGCGGGACGGTGGGGGAAATCCGTATTCCGTGCTGGTGGACAACAAAATGGCCGCCAAGCCCACCGTGGGTGATCAGGCCCCCTGTAAGCTGCCTTCACAGCACATCACTGTCCCTCAGCAGCCATATTACAGGGGGGGGGCTGAAGGGAGCGTTCAGGCTGGCAACGGGGGCACCTCCGAAGACtcggaggaggaagaggatgaggaagaggagggcgaagagggggaggaggaagaggagtccTTCAAACGTGAGCAGATCATCGTGGAGGTCAACCTGAACAACCAGACACTGAATGTCTCCAAAGGGGACAAGCCAAACCCCCAGACCGACGCCTCCGAGAGGCATGGcagcgaggaggaggaggaggaggaggatgatgatgatgacgatgaagatgaggaagaagaggaagatgaggagttggaggaagaagaggaggaggaagaagaggaagatgatgaggaggaagaaATTGAGAGCCGTAGAACAAGAACAAAGCGTGCCAATCGTGGAGTGGCAACCGCTACCAGCCAGCCCCAGAGGAACCGCCGGCACACGGCCCTGTGCACTACCACTGGCATGACCACCAGGGGGCGACGGCACACAACCACCCAGCCACCCAAAAGGAAGCGTCGGGCTGCCAGGGAGGGCAAGGGTGCACCCTCCTCCGCAGGCTCCGCTGTGGGGGTTAAAGGGTatggggaggagaaagagacgCTGGCGTGTGAGAAGTGCCCGCGTGTGTTCAACACACGCTGGTACCTGGAGAAGCACATGAACGTCACACACAGACGCATGCAGATCTGTGACAAGTGTGGGAAGAAGTTTGTCCTGGAGAGTGAGCTGGCCTTACACCAGCAGACTGACTGTGAAAAGAACATCCAG TGTGTCTCCtgcaacaagtctttcaagaAGCTATGGTCACTGCACGAGCACATTAAGATTGTGCATGGCTACGCGGAGAAGAAGTTCGCCTGTGAGATCTGCGAAAAGAAGTTCTATACAATGGCTCATGTTCGCAAGCACATGGTTG cTCACACTAAGGACATGCCCTTCACATGTGAGACCTGCGGCAAGTCGTTCAAGCGCAGCATGTCCCTGAAGGTTCACTCACTACAGCACTCTGGAGAGAAACCCTTTCGCTGTGAG AACTGTGACGAGAGGTTCCAGTATAAGTACCAGCTCCGCTCCCACATGAGCATCCACATCGGACACAAGCAGTTCATGTGCCAATGGTGTGGCAAGGACTTCAACATGAAGCAGTATTTTGACGAGCACATGAAAACGCACACAG GGGAGAAGCCATTCATCTGTGAGATTTGCGGGAAGAGCTTCACCAGCCGACCCAACATGAAGCGCCACCGGCGGACGCACACGGGGGAGAAGCCCTACCCCTGTGAGGTGTGCGGCCAGCGCTTCCGCTTCTCCAACATGCTCAAGGCCCACAAGGAGAAGTGTTTCCGGGTCACCAGCCCTGCTGGCCACCCCCTGCCTCTCCACATGTCAGCCAgcaccccctcctcctcctctggccCGGGCCACGCCCCCTCGGTCGCCGCCTCCGCTGCCTCCGCCCCCCTGGGGCTCAGCCCGGCTGGGGCAACTCTCACCCCACGGGCCCCTGCAGGACACGCCACGTTCTCCCACCTGCACCtgcactctccctcctcccatcacctGCACCCCGGCCCGCCCCTCCACGTCCCGCCCCTCCCTCACCATCAcctgccccctccccccgtctcccacctgccccctccccccgcccTCTTCAAGAGTGAACCCCTCAACCAGTGTGGTCACGAGGACAGCGGCTACCTGCGACACATGGCCCCCCAGGACAAGGGCCCAGGTGCCCCCCAGCACCACTGA
- the phb gene encoding prohibitin gives MAKLFESIGKLGLALAIGGGVVNSALFNVDAGHRAVIFDRFRGVQEAVVGEGTHFLIPWVQKPIIFDCRSRPRNVPVITGSKDLQNVNITLRILFRPVTGQLPRIFTSIGEDYDERVLPSITTEVLKSVVARFDAGELITQRELVSRQVSEDLTERASTFGLILDDVSLTHLTFGKEFTEAVEMKQVAQQEAERARFVVEKAEQQKQAAIISAEGDSQAALLIANSLQEAGDGLVELRKLEAAEDIAFQLSRSRNVTYLPAGQGTLLQLPQ, from the exons ATGGCGAAACTGTTTGAATCCATTGGGAAGTTGGGGTTGGCCCTGGCCATCGGGGGTGGGGTTGTGAACTCTGCTCTCTTCAATG ttgatGCTGGTCATCGGGCAGTTATATTTGACAGGTTTCGGGGTGTGCAAGAGGCCGTAGTTGGCGAGGGCACCCACTTCCTCATTCCCTGGGTACAGAAGCCTATCATTTTTGACTGCCGTTCTCGTCCACGCAATGTTCCCGTCATCACCGGCAGCAAAG ATCTGCAGAATGTGAACATCACCCTTCGTATCCTGTTCCGGCCGGTGACCGGTCAGCTGCCTCGTATCTTCACCAGCATCGGAGAGGACTACGATGAACGGGTCCTGCCGTCCATCACAACGGAGGTCTTGAAGTCTGTGGTG GCCAGGTTTGACGCAGGAGAGCTCATCACCCAGAGAGAGCTGGTGTCTCGGCAGGTCAGCGAAGACCTGACCGAAAGAGCCTCCACCTTCGGACTCATCCTGGACGACGTCTCGCTG ACACACTTGACGTTTGGTAAGGAGTTCACAGAGGCTGTGGAGATGAAGCAGGTGGCTCAacaagaggcagagagagccaGATTTGTTGTAGAGAAG gCCGAGCAACAGAAGCAGGCAGCCATCATCTCTGCTGAGGGTGACTCCCAGGCCGCCCTGCTCATCGCCAACTCCTTGCAGGAGGCTGGAGACGGCCTGGTAGAGCTCCGCAAACTGGAGGCTGCCGAGGACATCGCCTTCCAGCTGTCTCGTTCCCGCAACGTCACCTACCTGCCAGCCGGCCAGGGCACACTCCTGCAGCTGCCCCAATGA